One stretch of Variovorax sp. 54 DNA includes these proteins:
- the recA gene encoding recombinase RecA encodes MDAVVKGTSISVANSEKAKALQAALAQIEKQFGKGTIMRLGEGEALEDIQVVSTGSLGLDIALGVGGLPRGRVIEIYGPESSGKTTLTLQVIASMQKQAGTCAFVDAEHALDVQYAQKLGVNLSDLLISQPDTGEQALEIVDSLVRSGAVDLIVIDSVAALTPKAEIEGEMGDSLPGLQARLMSQALRKLTATIKKTNCMVIFINQIRMKIGVMFGSPETTTGGNALKFYASVRLDIRRIGTIKKGDEAIGNETKVKVVKNKVSPPFKTAEFDILFGEGISREGEIIDMGVTAKIIDKSGAWYAYNGEKIGQGRDNAREFLRENPDLSREIENKVRESLGIPLLAADAGSEPEKAEKPAKASKADKAAAE; translated from the coding sequence ATGGACGCAGTCGTCAAGGGCACAAGCATCTCGGTCGCCAACAGTGAAAAGGCCAAGGCCCTGCAGGCCGCACTGGCCCAGATCGAAAAGCAGTTCGGCAAGGGCACGATCATGCGGCTCGGCGAAGGCGAGGCGCTCGAAGACATCCAGGTGGTTTCCACCGGCTCGCTGGGCCTGGACATCGCCCTGGGCGTCGGCGGCCTGCCGCGCGGCCGCGTCATCGAAATCTACGGCCCGGAATCCTCGGGCAAGACCACGCTCACGCTGCAGGTGATCGCCTCCATGCAGAAGCAGGCCGGCACCTGCGCCTTCGTCGATGCCGAGCACGCGCTCGACGTGCAATACGCCCAGAAGCTCGGCGTGAACCTGTCCGACCTGCTGATCAGCCAGCCCGACACCGGCGAGCAGGCGCTCGAAATCGTCGATTCGCTGGTGCGCTCGGGCGCTGTCGACCTGATCGTCATCGACTCGGTGGCTGCGCTCACGCCCAAGGCCGAAATCGAAGGCGAAATGGGCGACTCGCTGCCCGGCCTGCAGGCCCGCCTGATGAGCCAGGCGCTGCGCAAGCTCACGGCCACGATCAAGAAGACCAACTGCATGGTCATCTTCATCAACCAGATCCGCATGAAGATCGGCGTGATGTTCGGCTCGCCCGAAACCACCACCGGCGGCAATGCGCTGAAGTTCTACGCCTCGGTGCGCCTGGACATCCGCCGCATCGGCACCATCAAGAAGGGCGACGAAGCCATCGGCAACGAAACCAAGGTGAAGGTGGTGAAGAACAAGGTGAGCCCGCCGTTCAAGACGGCCGAGTTCGACATCCTGTTCGGTGAAGGCATCAGCCGCGAAGGAGAGATCATCGACATGGGCGTCACGGCCAAGATCATCGACAAGTCGGGCGCCTGGTACGCCTACAACGGCGAGAAGATCGGCCAGGGCCGCGACAACGCCCGCGAGTTCCTGCGCGAGAACCCCGACCTGTCGCGCGAGATCGAGAACAAGGTGCGCGAGTCGCTGGGCATTCCGCTGCTCGCAGCCGATGCCGGCAGCGAACCCGAGAAGGCCGAGAAGCCCGCCAAGGCATCGAAGGCCGACAAGGCAGCAGCGGAGTAA
- a CDS encoding SET domain-containing protein — protein sequence MPSKSPLSGGRDSEAPRPPEGEARLASGRPSGRRIQTRRSDVHGNGVFAVQDLAEGETLIEYKGQVISWKEALRRHPHDPAQPNHTFYFHIDDGRVIDGNVEGNAARWINHSCEPNCEADEVDGRVYIKALRNIAAGEELNYDYGLIIDEPYTEKLLSEFPCWCGSEQCRGTLLTPKDEDEEKDKKKKKKAKKKAEKKDEKKKAEAKEAKKAEKKAEKKKADKKADKKKADGKKKPEKSSKDDTPAPAGD from the coding sequence ATGCCTTCCAAATCCCCACTTTCCGGCGGCCGCGATAGCGAAGCCCCCCGACCCCCCGAGGGGGAGGCGCGGCTTGCCTCGGGGCGGCCCAGCGGCCGCCGCATTCAGACGCGCCGCTCCGATGTCCACGGCAACGGCGTGTTCGCCGTGCAGGACCTGGCGGAAGGCGAAACGCTGATCGAATACAAGGGCCAGGTCATCAGCTGGAAGGAGGCGCTGCGTCGCCACCCCCACGATCCGGCCCAGCCGAATCACACCTTCTACTTCCACATCGATGACGGTCGTGTGATCGACGGCAATGTCGAAGGCAACGCCGCGCGCTGGATCAATCACTCGTGCGAGCCGAACTGCGAGGCCGACGAAGTCGATGGGCGCGTTTATATCAAGGCCCTGAGAAACATCGCCGCCGGCGAGGAACTCAATTACGACTACGGCCTGATCATCGACGAGCCGTACACCGAGAAGCTGCTGTCCGAGTTCCCGTGCTGGTGCGGTTCCGAGCAGTGCCGCGGCACGCTGCTGACGCCGAAGGACGAGGACGAAGAAAAAGACAAGAAGAAAAAGAAGAAGGCCAAAAAGAAGGCCGAAAAAAAGGACGAGAAAAAGAAGGCCGAGGCCAAGGAAGCGAAGAAGGCTGAAAAGAAAGCCGAGAAGAAAAAAGCGGACAAGAAGGCCGACAAGAAAAAGGCCGACGGCAAGAAGAAACCCGAGAAGTCCAGCAAGGACGACACCCCGGCCCCCGCCGGAGACTGA
- the yiaA gene encoding inner membrane protein YiaA, which yields MGTVRFQKPTAAFVAASWAALIIGAIVYLLGLWNAAMQLNEKGYYFTILMYGLFSAVSLQKTVRDRLEGISVTGIYFGLCWVSLLLSVGLLAVGLFNASLAASEKGFYAMAFLLSLFGAVAVQKNVRDIAAYKAENPLADDVAAAE from the coding sequence ATGGGAACCGTCAGATTTCAGAAACCGACCGCTGCATTCGTCGCCGCCTCCTGGGCCGCGCTGATCATCGGTGCCATCGTCTACCTGCTCGGGCTGTGGAATGCCGCCATGCAGCTCAACGAGAAGGGCTACTACTTCACCATCCTCATGTACGGCCTGTTCTCCGCCGTGTCGCTGCAAAAGACAGTGCGCGACCGGCTCGAGGGCATCTCGGTCACGGGCATCTACTTCGGCCTGTGCTGGGTCTCGCTGCTGCTGTCGGTCGGCCTGCTGGCCGTGGGCCTGTTCAACGCCTCGCTGGCCGCGAGCGAAAAGGGCTTCTACGCCATGGCCTTCCTGCTGAGCCTGTTCGGCGCGGTGGCAGTGCAGAAGAACGTGCGCGATATCGCGGCATACAAGGCCGAGAACCCGCTGGCCGACGACGTCGCTGCCGCGGAGTAA
- a CDS encoding response regulator transcription factor: MRILIAEDDQVLADALLRSLRTSGAAVDHVANGSQADTALMTHSEFDLLILDLGLPSLHGIEILKRLRARGSQLPVLVLTAADSVEERVKGLDHGADDYMAKPFSLQELEARVRALTRRGMGATSNAIRHGPLVYDQAGRVATIDGKMIELSARELGLLEVLLQRAGRLVSKDQLVDRLCEWGEEVSINAIEVYIHRLRKKIEKGPVRIATVRGLGYCLEKIPS; this comes from the coding sequence ATGCGGATACTGATTGCCGAAGACGACCAGGTGCTGGCCGATGCCTTGCTGCGCAGCCTGCGCACCTCGGGCGCGGCGGTCGATCATGTGGCCAACGGCTCGCAGGCCGACACCGCGCTCATGACCCACAGCGAGTTCGACCTGCTGATCCTCGACCTCGGGCTGCCCAGCCTGCACGGCATCGAGATCCTCAAGCGCCTGCGCGCGCGCGGCTCGCAACTGCCCGTGCTGGTGCTCACGGCGGCCGACAGCGTCGAAGAACGCGTGAAGGGCCTGGACCACGGCGCCGACGACTACATGGCCAAGCCCTTCAGCCTGCAGGAGCTCGAAGCGCGCGTGCGCGCCCTCACGCGGCGCGGCATGGGCGCCACCAGCAACGCGATTCGCCACGGCCCGCTGGTCTACGACCAGGCCGGCCGCGTGGCGACCATCGACGGCAAGATGATCGAGCTGTCGGCGCGCGAACTGGGCCTACTCGAAGTGCTGCTGCAGCGCGCCGGCCGCCTGGTCAGCAAGGACCAGCTGGTGGACCGGCTGTGCGAATGGGGCGAAGAGGTGAGCATCAACGCCATCGAGGTCTACATCCACCGCCTGCGCAAGAAGATCGAAAAAGGACCGGTGCGTATCGCGACGGTGCGCGGGCTGGGCTACTGCCTCGAGAAGATTCCTTCCTGA
- a CDS encoding biotin--[acetyl-CoA-carboxylase] ligase has product MGTPASAWFEDRIAAAVAPLLPGFAVEAVAEIDSTNTELMRRARAGRTDPVLLVAERQTAGRGRLGRPWQSAQQPEAPASLTFSLGMPLAPADWSGLSLAVGVSVAESLDPTGAHQVGLKWPNDIWVNDRKLVGILIETAMPQTARPDAARYLVVGIGINIGPREGDGMRTPPAWLRQWQPDASAPEVLLSLAEPLVRSVLAFEANGFAPFAERFAARDVLRGREVTLSDGTAGLCEGVAWGGELQVRTDAGLQLISSDEVSVRPRGMSF; this is encoded by the coding sequence ATGGGCACGCCGGCCTCCGCCTGGTTCGAAGACCGGATCGCCGCGGCGGTCGCGCCGCTGCTGCCCGGCTTCGCGGTCGAGGCCGTCGCCGAAATCGATTCCACCAACACCGAGCTGATGCGCCGCGCGCGCGCCGGCCGCACCGACCCCGTGCTGCTCGTGGCCGAGCGCCAGACGGCCGGGCGCGGTCGTCTCGGCCGGCCCTGGCAGAGCGCGCAGCAACCCGAGGCGCCCGCCTCCCTCACCTTTTCGCTCGGCATGCCGCTGGCACCGGCCGACTGGTCGGGCCTGTCGCTGGCCGTGGGCGTGAGCGTGGCCGAAAGCCTCGACCCCACGGGCGCGCACCAGGTCGGCCTGAAGTGGCCCAACGACATCTGGGTGAACGACCGCAAGCTGGTCGGCATCCTCATCGAAACCGCCATGCCGCAGACGGCGCGCCCCGACGCGGCGCGCTACCTCGTGGTCGGCATCGGCATCAACATCGGCCCGCGCGAGGGCGACGGCATGCGCACGCCGCCGGCCTGGCTGCGCCAGTGGCAGCCCGACGCGTCTGCGCCCGAGGTGCTGCTGTCGCTGGCCGAGCCGCTGGTGCGCAGCGTGCTCGCCTTCGAGGCGAACGGCTTCGCGCCTTTTGCCGAACGCTTCGCGGCGCGCGACGTGCTGCGCGGGCGCGAGGTGACGCTCAGCGACGGCACCGCCGGCCTGTGCGAAGGCGTGGCCTGGGGCGGCGAGCTGCAGGTGCGCACCGACGCCGGCCTGCAACTGATCTCGAGCGACGAAGTGAGCGTGCGCCCGCGCGGCATGTCTTTCTGA
- the recX gene encoding recombination regulator RecX — protein sequence MAFSAPSLKGRALRLLSQREHSRAELERKLAKHEEEPGTLAKALDELAAKDFISEPRVVASVLNQRAARSGALRVKQELQAKGIAPEAIAEAVAGLQETEVARATALWRRRFDAPPADAKERAKQMRFLMARGFSGAVVSKVLRSDFDDTSDDNPDE from the coding sequence ATGGCTTTCAGCGCCCCCTCCCTCAAAGGCCGTGCCCTGCGCCTCCTGAGCCAGCGCGAGCATTCGCGCGCGGAGCTGGAGCGCAAGCTGGCGAAGCACGAGGAAGAGCCCGGCACGCTGGCGAAGGCGCTCGATGAACTGGCCGCCAAGGATTTCATCAGCGAGCCGCGCGTCGTGGCCTCGGTGCTGAACCAGCGCGCCGCCCGTTCGGGCGCCTTGCGCGTGAAGCAGGAACTGCAGGCCAAGGGCATCGCGCCCGAAGCCATCGCCGAGGCGGTAGCCGGTTTGCAGGAGACGGAAGTCGCGCGCGCCACGGCCCTGTGGCGCCGCCGCTTCGATGCGCCGCCGGCCGATGCCAAGGAGCGTGCAAAGCAGATGCGATTCCTGATGGCGCGCGGTTTCTCGGGCGCTGTCGTGTCCAAGGTGCTCAGAAGTGACTTCGATGACACAAGCGACGACAACCCCGACGAATGA
- a CDS encoding sensor histidine kinase, with amino-acid sequence MKLFQRAQRSLFGEILDWMLTPLLLLVPVSIGVTWLVAQGIANAPYDRALEHNVKVLAELVTVKQGQTHFVLSQSAREILRADDAGHIYYQLLDGHGTLLHGERDLPQPNVDDPPGTNVVLLHNSTVHGQPVRVASLWIPSGSEDVPPSLLQLAETREKQAVLATEIIKGVLLPQFAILPLAVLLIWLALVRGIKPLSVVEARIRERRPGDLSPLDESSVPLEVVPLVSSVNELLDKLNDSIFTQKRFLADAAHQLKTPLAGLRMQADLAQREGANADELKQSLKQIGRASVRATHTVNQLLSLARAEGTSAMTHCQPCDLARLTIEVVREAVPRAIEKRIDLGYDGAQAGAPGVMVDGNPTLLKELVRNLVDNALNYTPSTPERPGVITARVLADPFGHVQLVQVEDNGPGIAEADRELVFEPFYRVLGNEADGSGLGLPIVREIANQHRAQVKLEDAHPGKHPPGALFTVRFEEAPSE; translated from the coding sequence TTGAAGCTCTTCCAGCGCGCGCAGCGCTCCCTGTTCGGCGAAATCCTCGACTGGATGCTCACGCCGCTGCTGCTGCTCGTGCCGGTGAGCATCGGCGTGACGTGGCTGGTGGCGCAGGGCATCGCCAACGCGCCCTACGACCGCGCGCTGGAGCACAACGTGAAGGTGCTGGCCGAGCTGGTCACGGTGAAGCAGGGGCAGACGCACTTCGTGCTGTCGCAATCGGCGCGCGAGATCCTGCGCGCCGACGACGCGGGCCATATCTACTACCAGCTGCTCGACGGCCACGGCACGCTGCTGCACGGCGAGCGCGACCTGCCGCAGCCCAACGTGGACGACCCGCCCGGCACCAACGTGGTCCTGCTGCACAACAGCACGGTGCACGGCCAGCCGGTGCGCGTGGCCTCGCTGTGGATTCCCAGCGGCAGCGAGGACGTGCCGCCGTCGCTGCTGCAGCTGGCCGAGACGCGCGAGAAGCAGGCGGTGCTCGCCACCGAGATCATCAAGGGCGTGCTGCTGCCGCAGTTCGCGATCCTGCCGCTGGCGGTGCTGCTGATCTGGCTGGCGCTGGTGCGCGGCATCAAGCCGCTGTCGGTGGTCGAGGCGCGCATCCGCGAGCGCCGTCCCGGCGACCTGAGCCCGCTCGACGAGTCCTCGGTGCCGCTCGAGGTGGTGCCGCTGGTGTCGTCGGTGAACGAACTGCTCGACAAGCTCAACGACTCCATCTTCACGCAGAAGCGCTTCCTGGCCGACGCCGCCCACCAGCTGAAGACGCCGCTCGCGGGCCTGCGCATGCAGGCCGACCTGGCGCAGCGCGAAGGCGCCAATGCCGACGAGCTCAAGCAGTCGCTCAAGCAGATCGGCCGCGCCAGCGTGCGCGCCACGCACACCGTGAACCAGCTGCTGTCGCTGGCGCGCGCCGAAGGCACCAGCGCCATGACGCACTGCCAGCCCTGCGACCTCGCGCGGCTGACCATCGAGGTGGTGCGCGAGGCCGTGCCGCGCGCCATCGAAAAGCGCATCGACCTCGGCTACGACGGCGCCCAGGCCGGCGCGCCCGGCGTGATGGTCGACGGCAACCCGACGCTGCTGAAAGAGCTGGTGCGCAACCTGGTCGACAACGCCCTCAACTACACGCCCTCGACACCCGAACGCCCCGGCGTGATCACCGCGCGCGTGCTGGCCGACCCCTTCGGCCACGTGCAGCTGGTGCAGGTGGAAGACAACGGGCCCGGCATCGCCGAGGCCGACCGCGAGCTGGTGTTCGAGCCCTTCTACCGCGTGCTCGGCAACGAAGCCGACGGCTCCGGGCTGGGCCTGCCGATCGTGCGCGAGATTGCCAACCAACACCGCGCGCAGGTGAAACTGGAGGACGCGCACCCCGGCAAGCATCCGCCGGGCGCGCTCTTCACCGTGCGCTTCGAGGAGGCCCCTTCCGAATGA
- a CDS encoding HEAT repeat domain-containing protein, giving the protein MSSPPTLDALRQRFAAIRTDTDVSDMFDFGADLLELQSPEALAFHYALLHDTGMDSELYDWLCRKFGERGDEAEDHLLAQFEQEPDPAMQATVLQMLGAFKYRKGRRLKETAALARAALASPHDDLRCKGLWVIGWLGGTTDIAKVVPLLTHDAVATNRQWAASALMQIVLSRRSAAPKALEPLRLALDTETDPVVLGSILVAVQEIAGKKFGLSASSHEPPSEEKLQTALAKARRMFARAAAA; this is encoded by the coding sequence ATGAGTTCGCCCCCCACGCTCGACGCGCTGCGCCAGCGCTTCGCAGCCATCCGTACCGACACCGACGTGTCGGACATGTTCGACTTCGGCGCCGACCTGCTCGAGCTGCAATCGCCCGAGGCGCTCGCCTTCCACTACGCGCTGCTGCACGACACCGGCATGGACAGCGAGCTCTACGACTGGCTCTGCCGCAAGTTCGGCGAGCGCGGCGACGAAGCCGAAGACCACCTGCTCGCGCAGTTCGAGCAAGAGCCCGACCCGGCCATGCAAGCCACGGTGCTGCAGATGCTCGGCGCGTTCAAGTACCGCAAGGGCCGCCGGCTGAAAGAGACCGCGGCCCTGGCGCGCGCCGCGCTCGCATCGCCGCACGACGACCTGCGCTGCAAGGGCCTGTGGGTGATCGGCTGGCTCGGCGGCACGACCGACATCGCCAAGGTCGTGCCGCTGCTCACGCACGATGCCGTCGCCACGAACCGGCAATGGGCCGCGAGCGCGTTGATGCAGATCGTGTTGAGCCGCCGCAGCGCCGCGCCCAAGGCGCTTGAGCCCTTGCGCCTGGCGCTCGACACCGAGACCGATCCGGTCGTGCTCGGCAGCATCCTGGTCGCGGTGCAGGAAATCGCGGGCAAGAAGTTCGGCCTGAGTGCCAGCTCGCACGAGCCGCCCTCCGAAGAAAAACTGCAGACCGCGCTGGCCAAGGCGCGGCGCATGTTCGCGCGCGCTGCGGCCGCCTGA
- a CDS encoding polyketide cyclase — MTQATTTPTNEGGALSRVVTQRVHCEWRDAYALASDPKRLPDWASGLAKSALVPHGDHWIVRTPESGEARMRFAPPNEFGVLDHWVAPEGVPEVYLPFRVIGVAPGVCELQFTLLRQPHMDDVAFARDAEWIARDLQALRRLLEAG, encoded by the coding sequence ATGACACAAGCGACGACAACCCCGACGAATGAAGGCGGCGCGCTCTCCCGCGTCGTCACGCAGCGCGTGCACTGCGAATGGCGCGACGCCTATGCGCTCGCGTCCGACCCGAAGCGGCTGCCCGACTGGGCCAGCGGCCTTGCGAAAAGCGCGCTGGTGCCGCACGGCGACCACTGGATCGTGCGCACGCCCGAAAGCGGCGAGGCCCGCATGCGCTTTGCGCCGCCCAATGAGTTCGGCGTGCTCGACCACTGGGTGGCGCCCGAAGGCGTGCCCGAGGTCTATTTGCCGTTTCGTGTGATCGGCGTGGCGCCGGGCGTGTGCGAGCTGCAGTTCACGCTGCTGCGCCAGCCGCACATGGACGATGTGGCCTTTGCGCGCGATGCCGAATGGATCGCGCGCGACCTGCAGGCCCTGCGCCGCCTGCTCGAGGCGGGCTGA
- a CDS encoding MarR family winged helix-turn-helix transcriptional regulator, with the protein MSDPAFPTDPDAWRQTHLGRLLGHAMRRFDERVLALMAHDIEVPLALSNLAARAQVSAAHIHITRHLAREGSRLTELAERAGMTKQAMGALVDQCEAWGLVTRGPDPLDARARRVLFTPDGLAWLDAFRRAVTQAEREFRASVGDEIATVVTIGLEAYTAG; encoded by the coding sequence ATGTCCGATCCCGCCTTTCCCACCGATCCCGATGCCTGGCGACAGACCCACCTGGGCCGCCTGCTGGGCCATGCGATGCGCCGCTTCGACGAACGCGTGCTGGCGCTGATGGCGCACGACATCGAGGTGCCGCTGGCGCTGTCGAACCTCGCGGCGCGCGCCCAGGTGAGCGCCGCGCACATCCACATCACGCGCCATCTGGCGCGCGAGGGTTCGCGCCTGACCGAGCTGGCCGAGCGCGCCGGCATGACCAAGCAGGCCATGGGCGCGCTGGTCGACCAGTGCGAGGCCTGGGGGCTGGTCACGCGCGGACCCGACCCGCTCGATGCGCGCGCGCGGCGCGTGCTGTTCACGCCCGACGGGCTGGCTTGGCTCGACGCCTTCCGCCGCGCCGTCACGCAGGCCGAACGCGAGTTCCGCGCCAGCGTGGGCGACGAGATTGCCACCGTGGTAACCATCGGACTCGAAGCCTATACGGCGGGCTAG
- a CDS encoding sporulation protein, with amino-acid sequence MKLRLVLIALLAANAGYWLWTRGDLAGFGLAPAALDEREPQRMARQIHPEWLQIRKEAKPSSGTPAP; translated from the coding sequence ATGAAGCTGCGCCTGGTCCTCATCGCCCTGCTCGCCGCCAACGCGGGCTACTGGCTGTGGACGCGCGGCGACCTGGCCGGCTTCGGGCTCGCCCCGGCGGCGCTCGACGAGCGCGAGCCGCAGCGCATGGCGCGGCAGATCCACCCCGAGTGGTTGCAGATCCGCAAGGAAGCCAAGCCGTCGTCGGGCACGCCCGCGCCCTGA
- a CDS encoding bestrophin family protein, with amino-acid sequence MIVRKRPSGLKLFLSWRGSVLPRIAAALTLNVIVAIVVTVLHGRFGSIKIPLGTVPFALLGLPLAIFLGFRNTAAYDRFWEARKLWGEVILRSRNLARQCQSLIDGDAPVNAGADAVRRLDDLRVRMTLRAAAFAHALRHQLRGTDAAADTQPFLREAEWQGLTQVANRPHALLMHMGADLREALRARRIDPALAAGVDGTLSALSAAAASCERILSTPIPFSYTLLLHRTAYLYCYLLPFGLVDSVGFMTPVVVLIVAYTFFGLDALGDEIEEPFGTESNDLPLEALCRTLEIDLCQSVGAPAPAPMVPVDYFLR; translated from the coding sequence ATGATCGTCCGGAAACGCCCGTCCGGGCTCAAGCTGTTTCTGTCCTGGCGGGGCTCCGTGCTGCCGCGCATCGCCGCGGCGCTCACGCTCAATGTGATCGTGGCCATCGTCGTCACGGTGCTGCATGGGCGCTTCGGCTCGATCAAGATTCCGCTGGGCACCGTGCCCTTCGCGCTGCTCGGCCTGCCGCTGGCGATCTTCCTGGGCTTTCGCAACACCGCGGCCTACGACCGTTTCTGGGAAGCGCGCAAGCTCTGGGGCGAGGTGATCCTGCGTTCGCGCAACCTGGCGCGCCAGTGCCAGAGCCTCATCGACGGCGATGCGCCGGTGAACGCCGGCGCCGACGCCGTCCGCCGCCTGGACGACCTGCGCGTGCGCATGACCTTGCGCGCCGCGGCTTTTGCCCATGCGCTGCGCCACCAGCTGCGCGGCACCGATGCCGCCGCCGACACCCAGCCCTTCCTGCGCGAGGCGGAGTGGCAGGGCCTGACGCAGGTCGCGAACCGGCCGCACGCGCTGCTGATGCACATGGGCGCCGACCTGCGTGAAGCGCTGCGCGCGCGGCGCATCGATCCGGCGCTGGCGGCGGGTGTCGACGGCACGCTGTCGGCGCTGAGCGCGGCGGCCGCGTCGTGCGAGCGCATCCTCAGCACGCCCATTCCCTTTTCGTACACGCTGCTGCTGCACCGCACGGCGTACCTGTACTGCTACCTGCTGCCCTTCGGGCTGGTGGACTCGGTCGGGTTCATGACGCCGGTGGTGGTGCTGATCGTGGCCTACACCTTCTTCGGCCTCGACGCGCTCGGCGACGAGATCGAGGAGCCCTTCGGCACCGAGTCGAACGACCTGCCGCTCGAGGCGCTGTGCCGCACGCTCGAGATCGACCTGTGCCAGTCGGTGGGCGCCCCGGCGCCGGCGCCGATGGTGCCGGTCGACTACTTCCTGCGCTGA